Below is a genomic region from Nocardioides panacis.
GTCGTCCGGGGCGAGCTGGGCCACCAGCCCGGCGGGCAGCTCGGGCGCCGCCGCGGAGACCAGCACACGGTCGAACGGCGCCTGCTCCGGGCAGCCCAGGACCCCGGGCTGCGCCTGCTCGACCCGGGCGTGGGTCAGCCGGAACGGCCGCAGGTTCGCCCGGCCCTGCTCCACCAGCTCCGGGACCAGCTCGACCCCGACGACCTCACCGCCGGGTCCCACCAGGGCGGCCAGCAGCGCCGTGGTCCAGGCCGACCCGCTGCCGACGTCGAGCACCCGCTGGCCGGTCCGGACGTCGAGGAGCGCGAGCATCCGGCGCACGGTCCGCGGCTGGCTGTTGGTCTGCCCGTGGCCGATCAGCAGCGGCCGGTCGAGGCGGGCGAAGCGTCGCTGGGAGGCGGGCAGGAAGGCCTCGCGGGGCGCAGCCGCGAACGCCGCGTCGAGTGCGCGGCGCGGGGTCCGTCCCGGCGCCACGTCCCTCAGGCGTAGCGGACGGCGGCCCGGGCGCGGGCCTTGGCGGCCTCGACGTCACGGTCCTTCGGCGGCGCCGAGGTGGTGAGCTCCTCGAGCAGCCGGCGGGTGGTCTCGGCGACCTCGAGCACGGCCCGGTCGAACGCGTCCTGGTTGGCCTGCGACGGCTTCGCCGTCCCGCTGACCTTGCGGACGTACTGCAGCGCCGCGGCGTGCACCTCGTCCCGGGTCGCCGGCGGCTCGAAGTTGTGCAGGGTCCTGATGTTGCGGCACATGCCTCTCACCGTACGTCGACCACGCGGACCACGTCACCGACCAGGGCGACCCGGCCTCCGCCCAGGGGCAGCGTGCGGGCGTCCTCGCCGCCGTACCCGCGGCTCACCCAGGAGCCGGTCTCGGTCAGCGAGCCGTCGGCCCCGACGCGCAGGGCCACGAACCGGGCCCCGCCGCGCGCCCAGTCCTGCACCGGCGTGACCAGCACCCGCACGTCGGGCAGGTAGCTGAACGCCCGCGGGTCGACGCCGGCGCTGACGTCCGTCGACGGCCCGAAGCCCAGGGTGTCCCGGCGGCGCACCGCGGACAGGTCGCGCAGGTCGAACGTCGCGGCCTGCGCGCCGAGGTCGGCGCCGTCCGCGCTCCCGTCGTGCCCGACGCCGACGAGCAGGTCGCCGCCGACCGGGTGCAGGTAGGAGGAGAAGCCCGGGATCCTCAGCTCGCCCACGACCCGCGGCCGGTCCGGGTCGGCGAGGTCCACGGTGTAGAGCGGGTCCGTCTCGCGGAACGTCACCACGATCGCCAGGTCGCCGAACCAGCGCACCGACCGGATCGACTCGCCGCGGCCCAGGCCGTCGACGCGACCGGTCTCCACCAGCCGCCCGTCCCGCTCGGTCAGCACCAGCACGCCGTTGTCGGCCGGGCCCTGGTCGCGGGGGAACTCCGCGGCGACGCGCAGCCGGCCGTCGTGCTCGCTGAACGACCAGCGGTCCTCGACGGTGCCGTGGAACGACCCCGACCCGGTGTACGTCGTCCCGCCACCGTCGAGGGCGAAGGCGTGCACCTCGGTCGTCGCGACGCGGGGGAGCGGGGCGTCGCCGGTGGTCAGCACCGGGCCGCCGGAGGTCGTCGCGACGTACAGCCTGGTCGCGGAGGAGTACACCAGGTCGCCGGCCGCCGTCACCGCCGTCGCCGTCGTCCGGCCGGGCTCGTCGAAGGGGAAGGTCAGCACGCTGATCGTGCCGAATCCCGAAGCCTGCAAGGGATGTCGCACCTCCGAGCAGGCAAGCAGCGGGTGCTCGGCGCCACCGTCCGAGCGGACCCCGGGCAGCCAGTCGTCGATGCCGGTGGCGCGCACGATCTCCCGGTTGCGCCGGGTCGCCTCGGCGGGGGTGCGGTCCCGGTTGGGCTGCACGAAGTCCAGCGGCGGGAAGTCGGTGGTCACCACGACCCGCACCGTGCCGTCGGCGTACTCCCGGGTGGACAGCGCACCGCCGTCCACCACCTGCTGGTCGGTCACGGTCGGCGCCGCGGGGTCGGCGAGGTCGAAGGAGATGACGTGGGCGCGGGTGTCGCCGGGCCGGCCCGGCAGGAACGTCCGGTCGATCGCGGCGCCCTCCGGCCAGCCCACGCCGGGGCCGGGCTCGTCGCCGACGACGACCACGTGGTCGTCGTGGAGCAGCAGCTCGGGCCGGACCAGCGCCGGTCCGGGCAGCCGGGTCCGGGACAGCTCGACGGGTGCGGCGCCGGACACGTCGGTGACCACCAGGGAGCGGTCGGCGAGGCGGACCACCAGGGACCCGTCGGTCTTCGCGACGTCCGACTCGTCGACGTCGGCCTCCTGGGTGTTCGTGCCGGTGCCGCTGCTGCCGACGGCCCCCGCGGCGTCCAGCGAGGCCGACGAACCGGAGCGCTCGGCGAACATCGGGACGACCGGGCCGCCCCCGAAGCCGTAGGGCCCGACCAGCGGGACCGCCCGGTCGACGTACCACTGGCGGAGCTGGGCGCAGTCGTCGAACGCCGGCAGCTCGCCGGCCACCGCCGCGGGGCCGACGAGGTCCGCGCCGCGGCCGAGCAGCCCGGTGGTCAGCAGCGCGCAGGCCGCCGCGCCCACCGTCACCCCGGCCGCGAAGCCGCCCAGACCTCGTCGTGCACCCATCGCCGTCCCCGATCTGCCGTCCCGCTCGTGGGGGTGGGACGTGGACGGGGCCCGTGCGGTTCCCGGCCGGCCCCTGGCAGAGTGAGGCCCTTCCCCCACGCCCGAGGAGACCCATGCCCGACCGCGAGTTCGACGTCGTCCTGTTCGGCGCCACCGGCTTCACCGGCGGGCTGACCGCCGACTACCTGGCCGGCGCCGTACCGGAGGGCTGCCGCTGGGCGCTGGCCGGCCGCACCCCCAGCAGGCTCGAGGCGGTGCGCGACCGGCTGGCGCGGACCGACCCGTCGCTGGCGGCGCTGCCGCTGCTGCACGCCGACGTCACGGACCCCGCCTCGATGGCCGACGTCGCGTCCCGAGCCCGGGTCGTGATCACCACGGTCGGCCCGTACGTCGAGCACGGCGGCCCGCTCGTCGCGGCCTGTGCCGAGGCCGGCACGGACTACGTCGACCTGACCGGCGAGCCGGAGTTCGTGGACCGCACCTACGTCGAGCACCACGCCCGGGCGGTCGAGACGGGTGCACGGATCGTGCACGCCTGCGGCTTCGACTCCGTGCCGCACGACCTCGGCGCGATGTTCACCGTGCAGCAGCTGCCGGCCGGGGTCCCGCTGCGGGTCCGCGGCATGGTGCGCAGCAACGCGACGCTGTCCGGCGGCACCCTCGCGTCCGCGCTCGGCGCGTTCTCCCGCTCGCGGCAGATGAAGCAGGCGCACGCCGCGCGGCGCAGGCTCGAGCCGCGCCCCGAGGGCCGTTCGGTCCGCACCACCGCGAAGCGGCCGCACCACGACCGGGACGCCGGCTTCTGGCTGGTCCCGCTGCCGACCATCGACCCCTTCGTCGTCCGCCGCTCGGCGGCCGCCCTGGAGTCCTACGGCCCGGACTTCACCTACAGCCACTACGCCGCGGTCAAGCGGCTGACCACCGTGGTGGGCGGGATCGGCCTGGTCGGCGGGGTCGCGGCCGCGGCGCAGGTCCCGCCGCTGCGCCGGCTGCTGATGAGCCGGCTGCCCCAGGGCGAGGGGCCCAGCGAGGAACGCCGCGCGGCGTCGTACTTCTCCGTGCGGTTCATCGGCGAGGGCGGCGGACGCCGGACCTACACCGAGGTCCGCGGCGGCGACCCGGGCTACACCGAGACCGCCAAGATGCTGTCGGAGTCGGCGCTCTGCCTGGCCTTCGACGACAACCCGCCGACCGCCGGCCAGGTCACCACGGCGGTCGCGATGGGCCAGAACCTGCTCGACCGGCTGGTCCGGGCGGGCCTGTCGTTCACCGTGCACCGCACCGTGGAGGCCTGAGCGGTTCCACGAGCTGGAACAATTGTCGGTTTTGCCGCGCGGGTCCCGATCCTCGAAATAGCCTGGCCCGGCAGGTGACGTAGAGGGTCTGGGAGACACGTTTCAACATGAGTGTGCGGTTGCGCCTGGGTGCGCGTTTCTCGGCTGCCGTCATGGTCGTCGCGGTGCCCGTCTCGATGACCGGTCTGTCCCCGGCGATCGTGCCGACCTCGCAGCCGGTGGCCCCCCGGGCCGTCGCCTCCGCGCACGTCAGCACCGCGCCGATCGCGCCCAGCGTCACCACCCTCCAGCGTCACTACGTGCGGACGCTGCCGGTCTCCCAGCGGCCCCAGGTGGTCGCCGAGCAGACCACGATCACCGGCGGCCTGGCGCTGCGCACCAAGGCGGAGCGGCACCGCAAGATCGCGGTCTCGAGCTCCAAGGGCAGCCACGTGTGGACCGCGAGCTCCCTGGCCGAGCACGACCTGCCGTCGGCCGCGCTGCGCGCCTACAAGCGGGCCGCCGCCTCGATCGACACGACCGACCCCGGCTGCCACCTCCCGTGGACGCTGCTGGCCGGCATCGGCCGCGTCGAGTCCGACCACGGCCGGTACGGCGGCTCGGTGCTCGGCAACGACGGCGTCCCACGCCCCGCGATCGTCGGCGTCGCGCTGAACGGCAAGGGCCCGGTCGCGGCGATCAGCGACACCGACCACGGCTCGTTCGACGGTGACAAGGTCTGGGACCGTGCCGTCGGCCCGATGCAGTTCATCCCCTCGACGTGGCTCGGCGGCGCCGGCCGCGACGGCGACGGTGACGGCGTGAAGTCCCCCAACGACATCGACGACGCGGCCCTCGCGGCTGCGGCGTACCTCTGCGGCGCGGGGGGCGACCTCTCCGACACCCCCGCGGAGAACGCCGCCGTGTTCCGCTACAACCCCTCGGACTACTACGTCGCGCTGGTCACGGCGTTCGCCCGCGGCTACCGCACCGGCGTGTTCGTGATCCCGTCCCCGGACGTCGCACCCGGCTCCGGCGACGGCGTCGACCGCGCGCAGGCTCGTCAGGACCGCCTCGCCAAGGCCCGGGCCGTCACGGCGCGGGCGGCGAAGGTCACGGCGGCCAAGGCCGTCCGGGTGGCCGCGAAGACCGCCCGGCTGAAGGCGGAGCAGCACGCCCGCGCGGCGAAGAAGGCCGCCGCCCTCGCCGCGGCCAAGGCCAAGAGGGCCGCGAAGGCGAAGGCCGCCCAGGCCGCCGCGCACCCCTCGCCGAGCGCGTCGCCCACCCGCAAGCCGAGCCCCGCGCCGAGCAAGACCCCGAGCAGGGCGCCGAGCCCCGCGCCGGCACCGGCGCCGTCGGCCACCCCGACGGCCCAGGCTCCCCAGCTGGTGCTGCGGCCGCTGACCGGCACCCTGACCGGGTCCGGCACCACGTGGAGCGTCGACGGCCGCGAGCTCGACCTCGGCCAGGACCGGGCGGGCACGCCTGCCGCCCGCGACTACGACGGCACGAACGGTGTCCAGACGCTCGGCGAGGAGCTGGCCGGCCTGGTCGACACCCAGGTCACGGTGCAGGTGAAGGACGGCACGACGGTCGTCTACCTGATCCAGGGCCTGGACTACCGCGGCGCCGACGGCAGCTTCACCACCCCCTGACCCTCAGGTGAGGAGGGTGTCGCCGAGGAAGCCGCCCTTGCGGACGCCCGGGGGGACGGCGAACAGGCCCGAGCCGGTGTGCCGGAGGTACTCCATCAGCCCGTCGTCACGGGAGAGCCTGGTCTGCATCGGGATGTACTGCGTGGCGGGGTCGCGCACGTAGGCGATGAAGAACAGGCCGGCGTCGAGGCGGCCGAGGTCGTCGTTGCCGTCGGTGAAGTTGTAGCCCCGGCGCAGCATCCGCACCCCGTTGTTCTGCGTGGGGTGCGCCAGCCGGACGTGCGAGCTCATCGCGACGAGCGGCTGGCCGTCGTTGCCCTTCAGGGACAGGTCCGGCTCGGTGAACTCGGTGCCGCCGGACAGCGGGGCGCCGACGTGCCGGTCGCGGCCGACCAGGGTCTCCTGCTCGCGCAGCGAGGTGCGGTCCCAGGTCTCGATCATCATGTTGATCCGGCGGGCCACCAGGAAGGACCCGTCCGCGAGCCACGCGGCGCCGTCGTCGTCACCCTGGCCGACCCAGACGTGCTCGTCGACGGCCTTCGGCTCCTCGGCCTTGAGGTTGGCGGTGCCGTCCTTGAACCCGAACAGGTTGCGCGGGGTGGCCTGCGAGGTCGACGTGGACGACGTACGCCCGAAGCCGAGCTGGGACCAGCGCAGCGCGGCGCTGCCGAACGCGATGCGGGAGAGGTTGCGGATCGCGTGCACCGCGACCTGGGGGTCGTCGGCGCAGGCCTGCACGCAGAGGTCGCCGTCGCTGCGCTGCTCCTGCAAGGCGTCGGCGGGGAAGTGCGGGAGCCGGCGCAGCGCCGCGGGCTGCCGGTCGGCGATCCCGAAGCGGTCCTTGCCGTCGGCGTCGCGGAACAGCGACGGGCCGAACCCGAACGTCAGGGTCAGCCTGCCGGGCGGCAGTCCGGCGGCCTCGCCGGTGTCCCCGGGCGGGGCGTCGTAGGGCAGCGGGACCCCGCCGCCCACGGGACGGCCCTGGGTCATCGCGGCGGCGGCCGCGGTCCAGGCCTTGAGCAGCAGCAGCAGCTCGGCGCGGGAGGTGGCGGTGACGTCGAACGCGGCGAAGTGCAGCCGGTCCTGGGCGGGCGTGACGATCCCGGCCTGGTGCGT
It encodes:
- a CDS encoding protein-L-isoaspartate O-methyltransferase family protein, whose translation is MAPGRTPRRALDAAFAAAPREAFLPASQRRFARLDRPLLIGHGQTNSQPRTVRRMLALLDVRTGQRVLDVGSGSAWTTALLAALVGPGGEVVGVELVPELVEQGRANLRPFRLTHARVEQAQPGVLGCPEQAPFDRVLVSAAAPELPAGLVAQLAPDDAVLVVPVAGTLVELRRDARRTRLVEHGAYSFVPLVTDPP
- a CDS encoding DUF2277 domain-containing protein yields the protein MCRNIRTLHNFEPPATRDEVHAAALQYVRKVSGTAKPSQANQDAFDRAVLEVAETTRRLLEELTTSAPPKDRDVEAAKARARAAVRYA
- a CDS encoding beta-propeller domain-containing protein, whose protein sequence is MGARRGLGGFAAGVTVGAAACALLTTGLLGRGADLVGPAAVAGELPAFDDCAQLRQWYVDRAVPLVGPYGFGGGPVVPMFAERSGSSASLDAAGAVGSSGTGTNTQEADVDESDVAKTDGSLVVRLADRSLVVTDVSGAAPVELSRTRLPGPALVRPELLLHDDHVVVVGDEPGPGVGWPEGAAIDRTFLPGRPGDTRAHVISFDLADPAAPTVTDQQVVDGGALSTREYADGTVRVVVTTDFPPLDFVQPNRDRTPAEATRRNREIVRATGIDDWLPGVRSDGGAEHPLLACSEVRHPLQASGFGTISVLTFPFDEPGRTTATAVTAAGDLVYSSATRLYVATTSGGPVLTTGDAPLPRVATTEVHAFALDGGGTTYTGSGSFHGTVEDRWSFSEHDGRLRVAAEFPRDQGPADNGVLVLTERDGRLVETGRVDGLGRGESIRSVRWFGDLAIVVTFRETDPLYTVDLADPDRPRVVGELRIPGFSSYLHPVGGDLLVGVGHDGSADGADLGAQAATFDLRDLSAVRRRDTLGFGPSTDVSAGVDPRAFSYLPDVRVLVTPVQDWARGGARFVALRVGADGSLTETGSWVSRGYGGEDARTLPLGGGRVALVGDVVRVVDVR
- a CDS encoding saccharopine dehydrogenase family protein; translation: MPDREFDVVLFGATGFTGGLTADYLAGAVPEGCRWALAGRTPSRLEAVRDRLARTDPSLAALPLLHADVTDPASMADVASRARVVITTVGPYVEHGGPLVAACAEAGTDYVDLTGEPEFVDRTYVEHHARAVETGARIVHACGFDSVPHDLGAMFTVQQLPAGVPLRVRGMVRSNATLSGGTLASALGAFSRSRQMKQAHAARRRLEPRPEGRSVRTTAKRPHHDRDAGFWLVPLPTIDPFVVRRSAAALESYGPDFTYSHYAAVKRLTTVVGGIGLVGGVAAAAQVPPLRRLLMSRLPQGEGPSEERRAASYFSVRFIGEGGGRRTYTEVRGGDPGYTETAKMLSESALCLAFDDNPPTAGQVTTAVAMGQNLLDRLVRAGLSFTVHRTVEA
- the efeB gene encoding iron uptake transporter deferrochelatase/peroxidase subunit — its product is MTEPSATPPPVSRRRLLGYAGAGAAVGAAGFAGGIGAARATDGPHGEGVDRYAFHGTHQAGIVTPAQDRLHFAAFDVTATSRAELLLLLKAWTAAAAAMTQGRPVGGGVPLPYDAPPGDTGEAAGLPPGRLTLTFGFGPSLFRDADGKDRFGIADRQPAALRRLPHFPADALQEQRSDGDLCVQACADDPQVAVHAIRNLSRIAFGSAALRWSQLGFGRTSSTSTSQATPRNLFGFKDGTANLKAEEPKAVDEHVWVGQGDDDGAAWLADGSFLVARRINMMIETWDRTSLREQETLVGRDRHVGAPLSGGTEFTEPDLSLKGNDGQPLVAMSSHVRLAHPTQNNGVRMLRRGYNFTDGNDDLGRLDAGLFFIAYVRDPATQYIPMQTRLSRDDGLMEYLRHTGSGLFAVPPGVRKGGFLGDTLLT